The Devosia sp. SD17-2 genome includes a region encoding these proteins:
- a CDS encoding IS66 family transposase has translation MLDTAELPDDIAALKAMLVAAALRDQRKDERIAQLEKLVAAFKQAAFGRRSEKSDPDQFELALEDLETAIAAVHAEDEAEDRAARRPAKRRSANRGSLPKHLPRIEEIIEPESLVCGCGGGLHCIGEDVSERLDVIPAQFRVIVTRRPKYACRSCTDGVVQAPAPARLVPGGLPTEAMVAHVLVSKYADHLPLYRQAQIYSRQGVDLDRSTLADWVGRAAFELRPVYDALMADLKRSSKLFMDETRAPVLDPGARKTKTGYFWALARDDRPWNGTAPPGVAFTYAPGRGGLHAERILQGFGGILQVDGYAGYNRLIAPGRVGPGIQLAYCWAHARRKLVEITRAGTAPIAEEGVRLIGELYAIEADIRGLCPDDRLAARQQRSAPGAARIREWLDYHRARVSAKAPLGEALSYIAKYWAGLELFLTDGRIELDNNAVERTIRPIALNRKNALFAGHDAGAENWAVIASLIETCKLNGVDPHAWLAATLHAIVTGHRQSLINELLPWNYPASLGD, from the coding sequence ATGCTCGATACCGCCGAACTCCCCGACGACATTGCCGCCCTCAAGGCGATGCTTGTCGCTGCGGCGTTGCGCGATCAGCGCAAGGACGAGCGGATCGCCCAGTTGGAAAAGCTGGTTGCCGCGTTCAAGCAAGCGGCCTTCGGGCGCCGATCGGAAAAGAGCGATCCGGACCAATTCGAGCTGGCGCTGGAAGATCTGGAAACGGCCATCGCGGCCGTCCACGCCGAGGACGAAGCCGAGGATCGCGCCGCCCGCCGGCCGGCCAAGCGGCGCAGCGCCAATCGTGGTTCGCTCCCCAAGCACTTACCGCGGATCGAGGAGATCATTGAACCCGAAAGCCTGGTCTGTGGCTGCGGCGGCGGTCTGCATTGCATTGGCGAGGACGTGTCCGAGCGGCTCGACGTGATCCCGGCCCAGTTCCGGGTGATCGTCACCCGCCGCCCCAAATATGCCTGCCGCTCATGCACCGACGGGGTGGTGCAGGCGCCGGCGCCGGCTCGGCTGGTCCCGGGCGGGCTGCCGACCGAGGCCATGGTCGCCCATGTCCTGGTCAGCAAATATGCCGATCACCTCCCGCTCTATCGCCAGGCGCAGATCTACAGCCGTCAGGGTGTTGATCTGGATAGATCAACGCTGGCCGACTGGGTCGGTCGGGCCGCATTCGAGCTGCGTCCGGTCTACGATGCCCTGATGGCGGACCTGAAACGGTCATCGAAGCTATTCATGGACGAAACCCGCGCGCCGGTGCTCGATCCTGGGGCGCGAAAAACCAAGACCGGATATTTCTGGGCTTTGGCCCGCGATGATCGTCCCTGGAATGGCACCGCACCACCCGGTGTGGCCTTCACCTATGCTCCGGGCCGAGGTGGCCTTCATGCCGAACGGATATTGCAGGGCTTTGGCGGCATTCTGCAGGTCGACGGTTATGCCGGCTACAATCGGCTGATCGCGCCCGGCCGCGTCGGCCCGGGTATCCAGCTCGCCTATTGTTGGGCCCATGCTCGGCGCAAGCTGGTTGAGATCACACGCGCCGGCACTGCCCCGATTGCAGAAGAGGGTGTGCGGCTCATCGGCGAGCTCTATGCCATTGAAGCCGATATCCGAGGCTTGTGTCCGGATGACCGCCTCGCCGCTCGCCAGCAGCGATCAGCACCGGGCGCCGCACGAATAAGAGAATGGCTCGACTATCATCGCGCCCGCGTCTCCGCAAAAGCGCCGCTCGGGGAGGCACTCAGCTACATCGCCAAATACTGGGCCGGGCTCGAGTTGTTCCTGACCGATGGCCGCATCGAGCTCGACAACAATGCTGTCGAGCGGACCATCCGTCCGATTGCGCTGAACCGGAAGAACGCGCTCTTTGCCGGTCACGACGCCGGTGCCGAGAACTGGGCCGTCATCGCCTCGCTGATCGAAACCTGCAAGCTGAACGGCGTGGATCCTCACGCTTGGCTGGCCGCGACACTCCATGCCATCGTCACCGGACATAGGCAGAGCCTGATCAACGAACTGCTCCCGTGGAACTATCCTGCAAGCCTGGGTGATTGA
- the tnpB gene encoding IS66 family insertion sequence element accessory protein TnpB (TnpB, as the term is used for proteins encoded by IS66 family insertion elements, is considered an accessory protein, since TnpC, encoded by a neighboring gene, is a DDE family transposase.), producing MILPSNRVRIMVATKPIDFRKGHDSLAALVKNELHKDPFTGTVFVFRAKKTDRLKLLYWDGTGLVMAYKRLEEHEFTWPAVKDGLMTLSHAQFEALFSGLDWRRVRAVEARAPEAVE from the coding sequence ATGATCTTACCCTCCAACCGAGTGCGGATCATGGTGGCGACCAAGCCGATCGACTTCCGCAAGGGCCACGACAGCCTGGCGGCGTTGGTGAAGAACGAGCTGCACAAGGACCCGTTCACCGGCACGGTCTTTGTGTTCCGCGCCAAGAAGACCGACCGGCTGAAGCTGCTCTACTGGGATGGCACCGGGTTGGTGATGGCCTACAAGCGGCTCGAAGAGCATGAGTTCACCTGGCCTGCAGTGAAGGACGGGCTGATGACGCTTAGCCACGCGCAGTTCGAGGCCCTGTTCTCCGGGCTCGACTGGCGGCGGGTTCGGGCCGTGGAAGCGCGGGCTCCAGAAGCCGTCGAATGA
- a CDS encoding transposase, whose translation MDAPMELLTSGGRRRRNRQWPDEVKARIVAETLRPGATVSEVADRHGLKANHVSSWRTLARNGKLVLPAPEDAVEFATLMVDPVDEALAAAEPAVSAGPEVVVGSVTIRLEPGASAARIASVVHALMAAS comes from the coding sequence ATGGACGCTCCAATGGAGCTTCTCACAAGTGGCGGGAGGCGGCGTCGCAATCGGCAGTGGCCTGATGAGGTGAAGGCGCGGATTGTCGCCGAGACGTTGCGACCGGGGGCGACCGTCAGTGAAGTTGCGGATCGGCATGGGCTGAAGGCCAACCATGTCTCCTCTTGGCGAACCCTTGCGCGGAACGGGAAACTGGTGCTGCCGGCACCAGAGGATGCGGTGGAGTTTGCGACGCTGATGGTCGATCCCGTTGATGAGGCACTTGCGGCGGCGGAGCCGGCGGTATCGGCTGGGCCGGAGGTCGTTGTGGGTTCAGTGACCATCCGGCTGGAGCCAGGCGCTTCGGCGGCCCGGATTGCCTCGGTGGTCCACGCGCTGATGGCGGCCTCATGA
- a CDS encoding phosphotransferase gives MPPPLPRSWRAIFQASFIDLVRPPGTHGELRETKVMSAVTPEIDCKLIVALLQEQHPDLAELPVAFGALGWDNQMWRLGEDLAVRLPWCTDSAEEVLLKEYALLPSLATRLPLPIPVPQRLGRPSELFSRSWMVTTWIHGEPADREPAWLGDEAATTLARFLAALHHPAPEDAPISRDGRGGPLASIEAGFQNSLNEAAGRDLIPSVDKLLRIWEDAVAAPVWDGRPVWLHADLHPANVLTKDGNFSGIIDFGVSAVPPPSSAML, from the coding sequence ATGCCGCCGCCGCTACCACGCAGTTGGCGAGCCATATTTCAAGCTTCATTTATTGATCTGGTCCGGCCGCCGGGCACTCACGGCGAGCTTCGCGAAACAAAGGTGATGTCTGCCGTGACACCAGAAATTGATTGCAAGCTGATCGTGGCACTGCTGCAGGAGCAGCATCCTGACCTAGCCGAACTGCCAGTGGCATTTGGTGCACTGGGCTGGGACAATCAGATGTGGAGGCTTGGGGAAGATCTCGCTGTAAGGCTACCGTGGTGTACCGACAGCGCGGAAGAGGTGCTTCTCAAGGAATATGCGCTGCTGCCCTCCCTCGCGACCCGCCTTCCTCTGCCCATCCCGGTCCCGCAGCGGCTCGGTAGGCCATCTGAGCTTTTTTCGCGCTCGTGGATGGTTACCACCTGGATCCATGGAGAACCCGCCGACAGAGAGCCTGCGTGGCTCGGTGACGAAGCCGCGACCACCTTGGCGCGGTTCTTGGCGGCCCTCCACCATCCGGCCCCAGAGGATGCGCCTATCAGCCGTGATGGGCGAGGTGGACCCCTTGCCTCAATCGAGGCAGGCTTCCAGAACTCCCTCAACGAGGCAGCGGGGCGCGACCTGATCCCAAGTGTGGATAAACTGCTTCGGATCTGGGAGGACGCTGTCGCTGCTCCAGTGTGGGACGGTCGACCAGTTTGGCTGCATGCGGACTTGCACCCAGCAAATGTCCTGACCAAAGACGGCAACTTCTCCGGCATCATAGATTTCGGGGTAAGCGCTGTCCCACCCCCATCTTCTGCCATGCTGTGA
- a CDS encoding lysozyme inhibitor LprI family protein, which yields MAATDGVTVAMLDCLAVAVDEADAALEILQDKLLPSVNSELETKLHVAHEEWAAYRASTCQAEAAAAGSGSFSNGGLSRLPSEDHLGKVEMAGALIGKPGPH from the coding sequence ATGGCAGCAACCGACGGTGTCACCGTTGCCATGCTCGACTGCCTGGCCGTTGCAGTCGACGAGGCAGACGCGGCCTTAGAGATTTTGCAGGATAAGCTGTTACCATCCGTCAATTCTGAATTGGAAACCAAGCTCCATGTCGCCCATGAAGAATGGGCTGCATACCGCGCCAGCACATGCCAGGCGGAAGCTGCCGCTGCTGGCTCAGGCAGCTTTTCGAATGGGGGCCTTTCTCGACTGCCATCTGAGGATCACTTGGGAAAGGTTGAAATGGCTGGAGCGCTTATCGGAAAACCCGGACCTCATTGA
- a CDS encoding RNA polymerase sigma factor — protein MLLAAAKYLAPHNKISFLPQPFRFSGILALGEWGDFGRVRLVDGDHSEPSNTTERLIGRVKAGDARAFERLISEHYRFIYKTAFRWLGHKSDAEDVTQSVCMRLADAITRFDGRSKFTSWLYSITLNAVRDLQRSHTRQGKHIHAVAMVAQDETAPDQEDQLRVNDIWRIVRQLPEKQRDAVLLVFGEQLSQAEAAVIMGCKEVTVSWHIHNARKSLKDLL, from the coding sequence ATGCTGCTTGCCGCCGCCAAATATCTCGCACCGCACAACAAAATCTCATTTTTGCCACAACCATTTCGCTTTTCAGGCATTCTGGCTCTGGGTGAATGGGGAGACTTTGGCAGGGTGAGACTTGTTGACGGGGACCATTCCGAACCATCCAATACGACCGAACGCCTTATTGGACGGGTCAAAGCGGGCGACGCGCGCGCTTTCGAGCGGCTAATTTCGGAGCATTATCGCTTCATCTACAAGACTGCGTTCCGCTGGCTCGGTCACAAGAGCGATGCGGAAGATGTCACCCAGTCAGTCTGCATGCGTCTAGCCGATGCCATCACCCGATTTGACGGGCGCTCGAAATTTACCAGTTGGCTCTACAGCATAACGCTCAACGCCGTTCGTGATCTGCAACGCAGCCACACGAGGCAAGGCAAGCATATCCATGCCGTGGCGATGGTGGCGCAAGATGAGACCGCCCCGGATCAGGAAGACCAACTGCGCGTCAATGATATCTGGCGTATAGTGCGTCAATTGCCGGAAAAGCAGCGCGACGCCGTGCTGCTCGTCTTTGGCGAGCAACTTTCTCAGGCGGAAGCCGCCGTGATCATGGGCTGCAAGGAAGTGACCGTATCCTGGCATATCCATAATGCGCGCAAGTCGTTGAAGGACTTGCTATGA
- a CDS encoding DUF6361 family protein: MSELGWVSFGSAEAEAVNALIGALTDSEARDELGIGAIRDGFSDLLFPGTSTVQTRLRYFLMIPQVFQDLDLRSRDHQTALRAAEAGLIARLLALPDGTDRDQLIGIDAGAKLKRMPSAVYWSGLGIWGIRQDARWRIGEVLERMARGETCWADPPRIPQDDMRGFNLKQDEADWIVDRCVSLREGRTLLGNLMSRARDVAHINELSEVAQLDLPNDLKYQLNHALAFADTMFGAALLYNLMLAELFAPDNVDHWQRQLSDWQASEVESAKDARSLIVPLLDAGSDVGFSPNARTMDFIDAWLRVMHAPTGKEARDLIIAREKWTKPGRARLQINGDYRWSGSSGAGQLTFRWGRVHRYLQDIAEATPA, translated from the coding sequence ATGTCCGAATTGGGATGGGTGTCTTTCGGCAGTGCCGAAGCCGAAGCCGTAAACGCCTTGATCGGCGCATTGACCGACAGCGAGGCCCGGGACGAGTTGGGGATCGGCGCCATTCGGGATGGTTTTTCGGACCTGCTGTTTCCGGGCACCAGCACGGTGCAAACCCGGCTGCGCTATTTTCTGATGATCCCGCAGGTTTTTCAAGATCTCGATCTGCGTTCGCGCGACCATCAGACGGCGCTGCGGGCAGCTGAGGCCGGGCTGATTGCCCGGCTTCTCGCGCTACCCGACGGAACAGACAGGGATCAGCTGATCGGGATCGATGCAGGCGCAAAGCTGAAGCGGATGCCCAGTGCTGTCTATTGGAGCGGGCTTGGGATCTGGGGTATCCGGCAGGATGCTCGCTGGCGCATCGGTGAAGTGCTCGAGCGGATGGCGAGGGGTGAAACATGTTGGGCCGATCCGCCCCGCATCCCGCAAGACGATATGCGTGGCTTCAATCTGAAGCAGGACGAAGCAGACTGGATCGTTGATCGCTGCGTCTCTTTGCGCGAAGGCCGGACCCTGCTGGGCAATCTGATGTCCAGAGCCCGCGATGTGGCCCATATCAACGAACTGTCCGAGGTAGCCCAGCTCGACCTGCCCAATGACCTCAAATACCAGCTTAATCACGCTCTTGCCTTCGCCGATACCATGTTTGGCGCGGCGCTGCTTTACAACCTCATGCTGGCTGAACTGTTTGCCCCCGACAATGTCGACCACTGGCAGCGGCAGTTGTCGGACTGGCAGGCAAGCGAAGTCGAGTCGGCAAAGGACGCGCGGAGCCTGATCGTTCCGCTGCTGGATGCAGGGAGCGATGTTGGTTTTTCCCCAAACGCCCGGACCATGGATTTTATTGATGCCTGGTTGCGTGTCATGCACGCGCCGACAGGCAAAGAGGCCCGCGACCTGATCATTGCTCGCGAAAAGTGGACCAAGCCCGGCCGCGCTCGGTTGCAGATCAATGGCGACTATCGTTGGAGCGGCAGCTCAGGCGCAGGACAACTGACCTTCCGTTGGGGACGGGTTCACCGCTACCTGCAGGACATTGCAGAGGCCACACCAGCATGA
- a CDS encoding AAA family ATPase has protein sequence MSHEQYLTLDLVARLAGRFGPTSRVAKELPGWLEYLTEVDCPERPRSRPGAIWWTKIRQISRNLVPKAGGGDGEILNRNCAALGAHFGLSQVDVGILTFAAHYKVFDGFEHVVDGALDTKEVTLPLLLSWFCGAVEPEIRAALRPSGRLVASGLVQRNRGGRYNRMPFDLSERLLTALMADVSGVGDLIGIMFPTAQPPQAEWQDFEGLGHQAEIMRDLTVRALASRARGVNILLYGPPGTGKTEFAKVLASQIGAELRAVGEADDEGGEPSRRERLAEMGMACRMLGERSDTILLFDEMEDLFGGANPFYGNDRPSKVHANRMLETNPIPVIWTTNSVEACDPAFLRRMSYSALMRPPSGRVRARIWQRLETRHAVGIPMASLPDLAERHDQAPALVSDAMRVARLCYGGDQMVTRVLDAATRLARGGADPAPRHHSEAPWSPELANADLDLRLIETRLAAPDAPRRVSFCLDGPAGTGKSAWARQLARTIGMPVIEKRASDLISKWLGESEQNIARAFADARADGAMLIFDEADDRIDDMAVVLGSAALIHTPSFAAPEAARRFIEDRRPDFEANAKNLLYVALTRARDRLVLEWPGFLKDREEDALEAKNLFHVLEDSCAPQIAAGCLRIGGVDCPAVITHLPDQAGFTEYANGATTVASRFGPATALPAAPLTPWRLQPSQTRSAGAAPETRSIDIGAPWPKTLNDATRGTALHLALRTCLTRPELIPALAAATGLEETTITLVSERAETLRNWLAAEGYTDLRAEIPVLGFSPEGAEIPGTIDLLAVGSEGCLLIDHKSGGEGQGFGSYWPQLSSYAALVTKLFPHHPLKGVAVFWVDHGRLEQAGPQSADGSPDAALIARR, from the coding sequence ATGAGCCACGAACAATATCTGACCCTCGACCTGGTCGCCCGTCTGGCGGGGCGCTTCGGCCCGACAAGCCGCGTTGCGAAGGAACTGCCCGGCTGGCTCGAATATCTGACCGAGGTCGACTGCCCTGAACGCCCCCGCTCACGCCCCGGTGCGATCTGGTGGACGAAGATCCGCCAGATCAGCCGCAATCTGGTGCCGAAGGCCGGTGGCGGTGATGGAGAAATCCTGAACCGAAACTGCGCCGCACTGGGCGCACATTTCGGCCTGTCGCAGGTTGATGTCGGAATTCTGACCTTCGCCGCGCACTACAAGGTGTTCGACGGATTTGAGCATGTCGTCGATGGCGCGCTGGACACGAAGGAGGTTACCCTCCCGCTTCTGCTGTCTTGGTTCTGCGGGGCGGTGGAGCCCGAAATCCGGGCGGCACTGCGGCCATCGGGGAGACTCGTTGCGTCGGGGCTGGTGCAGCGCAATCGTGGTGGGCGCTACAATCGCATGCCATTCGATCTGTCGGAAAGGCTGCTGACGGCGCTCATGGCGGATGTGAGCGGTGTTGGCGACCTGATCGGCATCATGTTCCCGACTGCGCAACCTCCGCAAGCAGAATGGCAGGATTTCGAGGGGCTGGGGCATCAAGCCGAAATCATGCGCGACCTGACCGTCCGGGCTCTGGCCAGCCGGGCTCGGGGTGTGAACATCCTGCTCTATGGTCCGCCCGGCACAGGCAAGACCGAATTCGCCAAGGTGCTGGCCAGCCAGATCGGTGCCGAGCTTCGTGCCGTGGGGGAAGCCGATGATGAAGGTGGTGAACCCTCCCGCCGAGAACGTTTGGCCGAGATGGGCATGGCCTGCCGGATGCTGGGCGAGCGGTCTGACACGATCCTGCTTTTCGATGAGATGGAGGATCTGTTCGGGGGCGCCAACCCCTTCTACGGCAATGACCGCCCATCCAAAGTCCATGCCAACCGGATGCTGGAGACCAACCCGATCCCTGTGATCTGGACCACGAACTCGGTGGAAGCCTGCGATCCAGCCTTCCTGCGCAGGATGAGCTATTCCGCGCTGATGCGTCCACCTTCCGGACGAGTGCGGGCGCGGATCTGGCAGCGGCTGGAAACCCGCCACGCGGTCGGTATCCCCATGGCCAGCCTGCCGGACCTCGCCGAGCGACATGATCAGGCACCTGCGCTGGTCTCGGATGCGATGCGCGTCGCCCGGCTTTGCTATGGCGGCGATCAGATGGTCACACGGGTGCTCGATGCGGCGACACGGCTGGCAAGGGGCGGTGCCGACCCGGCACCGCGCCACCATTCCGAGGCGCCGTGGAGCCCCGAACTCGCCAATGCCGATCTCGACCTGCGCCTGATCGAGACGCGGCTGGCGGCACCCGACGCACCGCGGCGGGTCAGCTTCTGTCTCGACGGTCCGGCCGGCACCGGCAAAAGTGCCTGGGCGCGGCAACTGGCCCGCACTATCGGCATGCCGGTGATCGAAAAGCGCGCATCAGATCTGATCTCGAAATGGCTGGGTGAGAGCGAGCAGAATATCGCGCGCGCCTTTGCCGATGCCCGTGCAGATGGTGCAATGTTGATCTTCGACGAGGCGGACGACCGCATCGACGATATGGCCGTTGTACTTGGCTCTGCCGCGCTGATCCACACGCCCAGTTTTGCGGCCCCCGAGGCCGCGCGGCGCTTCATCGAAGACCGCCGCCCGGATTTTGAGGCCAATGCCAAAAATCTCCTTTATGTCGCGCTGACCCGTGCCCGTGACCGGCTGGTGCTGGAATGGCCGGGTTTTCTCAAGGATCGCGAGGAAGACGCGCTCGAGGCAAAAAACCTGTTCCACGTTCTTGAGGACAGTTGCGCCCCGCAGATCGCGGCCGGCTGCCTGCGGATCGGTGGCGTGGATTGCCCTGCGGTCATCACGCATCTGCCGGACCAGGCGGGCTTTACCGAATATGCGAATGGGGCCACCACTGTGGCTTCCCGCTTCGGTCCGGCGACGGCTTTGCCCGCAGCCCCCCTAACGCCCTGGCGACTGCAACCGTCACAAACCCGCAGTGCGGGTGCTGCGCCGGAAACCCGCAGTATAGACATTGGTGCGCCATGGCCCAAGACGCTTAACGACGCCACACGCGGCACGGCACTCCATCTGGCCTTGCGTACCTGCCTGACCAGGCCTGAACTCATCCCGGCACTGGCCGCTGCCACCGGGCTCGAGGAAACCACGATCACGCTGGTTTCCGAGCGCGCCGAGACGTTGAGAAACTGGCTGGCGGCCGAGGGGTATACCGACCTGCGTGCCGAAATCCCGGTCCTTGGGTTCTCGCCGGAAGGGGCCGAAATTCCTGGCACCATCGACCTTCTGGCCGTTGGATCAGAGGGGTGCCTACTTATCGACCACAAATCTGGTGGGGAGGGCCAGGGCTTCGGTTCCTACTGGCCACAGCTGTCAAGCTATGCGGCACTGGTGACAAAGCTGTTCCCGCACCACCCGCTGAAAGGGGTGGCGGTGTTCTGGGTCGACCACGGGCGGCTAGAGCAGGCCGGGCCCCAGTCTGCCGACGGATCGCCGGACGCTGCCCTTATAGCAAGAAGGTGA